The DNA segment CCCTCGATCTGGCGGGCGGCCTGTGCGTCCTCGTCAGCCTGTATTACCTGTGGGGCAAGGCCAGCACCTACTGGCACTGGAGCAACGCCTCGCTGCTGCCGTACTTCCTGCTGTTCCTGGCGGGCGGGCAGTGGATGCTGGCGGGGTTGCAGGTCACGTACCTGCTGTTCGGCATTCACGGCCTGTACCTGTGGCATCTGGAGGCCCGGCGCGCACGCGGCGAGATTCGCTTCAACGAGCCGTTGTGGTACGGCGTAACCTGGGCCGCCAGCCTGCTGATCTTCGCCTATACGGTGTTCCTGACCGACTTCGGTGATGTGTGGAACGGCGTGCAGTTCGCGGCAGTCACACTGGCTTTAATCGCCAACTTCGCCACGACGCGCCGCTGGGCGTGGTCCTGGCCGGTCTGGGTGGCCGTAAACGCTGTGCAGGCAGTGTTTTTCTGGCACACGCAGTACTGGGTGCTGTTCGGTCTGCAATTCATCCTGGCGGGCATGAGCGTCTACGGCTGGCGGCAGTGGAGAAAAGACGAGGCGCGGGAAGTGGCCTTTGCCTGAGTTTGCCCATGCCCTGATCGTCGGCAAATTCGCCCCCTTCCACCGGGGGCACATGCTGCTGCTGGAGCGGGCGCTTGAGCAGTGCGAACGGGTGAGCGTGTGGGTCTATAGCCGCCCGGACTTTCCGCAGATGCCCTCACCGCTGCGCCGGAACTGGATACGCGAACTGTTTCCCGCCCGGCTGTTTCCAGGGCTGGAGCTGCTGCCCGACGCGCCCAACCCGCCCCTGAACAGCGAGCCGGATGGGGTTCACCGCGCCTATGTGCGTTCCGTGCTGGATGGATGGGGCATCCACCCCGACGCCGTGTACACCAGCGAGGACTACGGCGATGCGCTGGCGGCGGAACTGGGCGCGGCGCATGTGTGCGTGGACCGGGCGCGGGAAATCGTGCCGATCAGCGGAACGCAGTTGAGGGCCGATGTTCACGCGCACCATCAGTTTCTCGATCCTGCCATCTACGCCCATTTCGTGGGGCATGTCGTCCTGCTGGGCGCGGAAAGCACCGGCAAAAGCACGCTGACGCGGGCGCTGGCCGAAGCCTGCGGCACCACCTACGCCCGCGAATATGGCCGCGACGTGTACGAGCGCGAGGACGGCAAGCTGTCGCCCGAACACTTTCTGGAAATCGCGCTGGGTCACCGCGCCCTGGAAGACGAGGCCGCCCGCACCCCCGGCGTCCACCGCTGGGTCTTCTGCGATACCCACGCCGCCACCACGCTGATGTGGTCCTATCTGCTCACAGGCACAGCCCTGCCAGAACTACACGCGCTGGCCGACGCCTGCCGCGCCCGCTACGCCCACACATTCCTGTGCGCCGAAGATCTGGCCCACGAGCAGGATGGCTGGCGGGCCAACACGGCGGTCCGCACGGTGCAGCAGGGCTTTATCCGGCAGGAGCTGGGAACGTGGGGCATCGGGTTTCAGGAGGTTAAGGGCAGCGTATCTGCGCGGGTGGAACAGGTGCGGACGGCGCTAAAACTCTAGACTCCATAATCCCCATCCGTCACCTTGGCCAGCCACACGGTTTCGCCCGCGTTGATGGCGAGGTGCTGCATCAGCGAGTCGGGGGCCGCGCCGTGCCAGTGTTCCTCGCCCGCGTCGATCTGCACCACGTCCCCGGCGGTCATGGTCAGGGCCGCTTCACCGCGCTTCTGCACCCGGCCCACGCCACTCAGGACGATCAATGTTTGCCCCTGCGGATGCGTGTGCCACGCCGTCCGCGCGCCAGGGGTGAAGGTCACGCGCAGCACGCCCACGGCCTGACGTTCCATCCAGACCTGTCCGGTGAAGTTGGCTTCGGGAGCGGGGTTCATGGTCAGGGTCTGGCTGGGAATGTGTTTCATAGGTCCAGACTACGCCGCCAGCATCAGCCCAGTCCGATCATCCGGCGGCTGTGCGCGTCGTGGCGTTCCACCAGCGCGGGCAGTTCCACGCCCAGCAACTCCCCACCCTCCACGATCACGCGCCCATTCACGATGTTCAGCGCCACACGCGGCGGCGCGCAGAGGGTCAGGGCGCTGACCGGGTCGTGTCTGGCCCCCGAATAGCCCAGATCGCGCAGATCAATGGCGATCAGATCGGCGGCAAAGCCCGGCGCAAGCTGCCCGATGTCGTCACGGTTCAGCACGGACGCCCCGCCGCGTGTCGCCAGCCACAGGGCGTCATAGGCGGTCAGGGCGTCCGCCGCGTTGGGAGCCTGACCCGGCACGCCGCGCACCCGCGAGGACAGGAGCGCCTGCCGCGCCTCGGCCAGCAGGTGCGAGCCGTCGTTGCTGGCGCTGCCATCCACACCCAGCGCCACGCGCACTCCCGCTTCCAGCAGTTGTCGGGTGGGGGCAATCCCGCTGGCCAGCCGCATGTTGCTGCTGGGGCAATGCGCCACGCCGCAGCCACAGGCCCCCATTCGCACGGCATCGTCCGCGCTGAAATGAACGCCGTGCGCGAACCACACGTCCGGCCCGGTCCAGCCCAGCGACTCGGCATAATCCAGCGGACGCAGACCGAATTTGGACAGGCAGAAGGCGTCCTCGTCGGCGGTCTCGGCCAGATGGGTGTGCAGCATCACCCCTTTCTGGCGGGCCAGTACGGCGCTTTCGCGCATCAGATCGCCCGTCACCGAGAACGGCGAACATGGGGCCAGCGCAATGCGCGTCATGGCAAGGCGGGCTGGATCATGGAAGGCATCGATCAGCCGCGCGGAATCGGCCAGGATGGCGTCTTCACGTTCCACGGCGCGGTCTGGTGGCAATCCACCCTGAGACTCGCCCAGGCTCATACTGCCGCGCGTGGGGTGAAAGCGCAGGCCCAGGTCACTCGCGGCGCGGATGGTGTCGTCCAACTTCACGCTGTTCGGATACAGGTATAGGTGATCAGAGGAGGTGGTGCAGCCGCTCAGCGCCAGCTCTGCCAGGCCAAGCTGGGCGCTGTCATAGGCAGCTTCCGGCGTCAGGTTCAACCAGATCGGATAAAGGGTTTTCAGCCAGTCGAACAGCCCCGAATCCACCGCCAGGCAGCGGGTCAAGGTCTGGTACAGGTGATGGTGGGTGTTCACCAGACCGGGCAAGACAACGTGGCCGCTCAGATCACGGACCCCCGCGCCTTCTAGCAGCTCGGCAGGCAATTCCTGGTCCAACCCCACCCAGACGATTTCATTTCCCTCCAGCACCACGGCGGCGTCTTGCAGCGGCGGTGTGGGCGACAGGCGTTCCCCGGTCATGGGGATCAGCGTGTGGATGCGGCGCAAAGCGGTTCGGGTGGGATTCATAGTGACCTCCGGTGGGGAAACAGAACTGACCCCAACCACGACGGTCAGGGCCAGAAATTGTTTTGGCTACTTGCTCAAGATCTACGGGTTCAAGTATACCGCTCCATGAGAATTTGCAGATGTGCCCGCTCATGACCCAGCATCCCGTGGGCGTAGGCCCGCACCGTGAAGGGATGGCCGTTGGCGCTGCCCTGCCGCGCCCAGGCTTCCGGCGCAAGCTGGCGCAACACGAATAAATTGTTGCTGCGGGCCGCCTCGAATCCGGCCAGCAGTTCCTCCAGCGTCGGTGTACCGAAGTCACTGGCGGCCATCCAGTCGTCCTGCTCGAAACCGGGCAACGGTGAGGAATCGGCACGGGCATACCACAGCGCCCGGAAGCCGAAAACGCGCTCGGTGTCGGCCATGTGACCCACGACTTGCTTCACGCTCCACTTGTCCGGGGCGTAGCGGTGATCGGGACGGTCTGCAAAGTTCAGAATCTGGGCGCGGGTCAGCGGGGCCTGCGCCAGCATCGCGCCCACCACATCTTCCTCTGGTGCGAGGTTGACGTAGCGGGCGTAAAAGGGTGGATAGTCGCCGGGCTGGGGACGGGTCATGGGGGACTTTAGCGCGGGCAGGCTGTCTTCAAACTCTCCGAATCTGAGTCGAGACCACGGGGCATGAACCGCCGCACGCGCCTGCCGCTCTAACGCACGTCGGTTTCCAGATTGTCGCTAGCGGTATTCCCAGCGTAGTCGGAAACGCTGAAATCCAGCTCGAAGGTTCCGTCGGGTAACTCGGACTTCTCGGCCAGCAGATTCGAGAGGTCATCTGCGGTGACGTCCAGCTTTTCCTTCTGAAGCTGCCAGCCGTACTTGTCGGTGGTCTCGTCATAGGTCCGCAAGTAGAACTGCAACGTCGCGCCCGCCTCGGCGTCCATCCCAATCGGGGACTCCCCGCTGTCGTCGAGCAGGCCGGTCACCTCGCCGTCATCGGTGAACCGCACGATCACGTCATAGGGTTTGCTGCCCGGCGGCGTGTACTGGGCAGACGCGGACATGAACTCGTCGTCCGGGTCGCCACGGTCCGCCGTGATCAGACTTGAGGTCTCGCCGTCGCCCATCGACCACGCCTGCGTCTGCCAGTCGAACTTGTAATCGCCCGCCACGATCCGCTTGTAGTACACGTCGCCGTAGTCCAGGTACTGGCCCTTGCCGAGGACCTGATACAGGCTGACCAGCGCCGAATAGACGTCCGCCCCCTCTGCCGTGAAGCTGACCACGGCACCACTGTCCTTGTTGGGCGTCAGGTCCGCATTTTTCAGCACAGGCGGCGTCGTGTCTGCCCGCACGGCCTCTGCCCAGGTCTGCTGAAAACCAGCCCACGCCCCAGCGGTGTTCGGCGACACGGTGTTCATCGGCAGGGTCTTGTAACGGGCCAGCAACTCCGCGTCCGGCACGGTCTGCTTCTGGGTCGGGTAATAGATCGACAGCGCCGAGGCCTCCTGACGCCGCGAACCCACAGACTTTGCAATCACCAGTTGATCAATGGCCGTCCCCAGTGCCGCCGCCCTGGCCTTGACGCCCGCGTCCCCGCTGTACTTCGAGACCTTCGCCGCGAACTGTCCCAGATCGACATAGGGCAGGGTCTTGCCCGGCTGACCCTCGTTGTCGAAGGAGTACTGAATCGCCTCGCCCCGCGCTCGCCACAGGAACCCGGCAGCGCTGGACGCCCCGATCAGCGGCGTGAGGGTCACCGACAGGGCGTCCAGTTGTTTCTGAACCTCGGGCCAGCGGCTGGTGTCGTAGGCCGCATGGACGCCGTACAGCTTGTCGCTGGCATCCTCGCGGTGCTGCGCTTCCCAGAGCTTGACCTCCTGCTCCCCGAAGGCGGTCATGCTGATGTCTGGAGCGGCGTCCAGCGCCCTGAGCGTCGGGGCGTAATTCCAGCCGTTGCCATAATCGATCTCGGCGTCGGCGATATACAGCCGGGTGAGCGGCGCAAACTGTGCGATCAGTTCCGCGCCGCCCATCAGGCAGGTGTCGAAGCCCAGAAAATCGAGCGGCTGGCCCCCCAGGGTCTTAAGAACGCCCTGCAACGCGGCGGCGAAAGCCTCCGGCTTCAGATTGCCGGAGTTCTCCTCGCTCAGGCCGGGGCCGTGGGTGTCTCCGCCGAATCCGCCGTCCCACTGCCCGCCGTGATCCCACATGATCAGCCCCCGGTGCGCCGACGGATAGGCGTCATAGGCCCAGTTCAGGAATGCGGCGACATTTTTGGGATCGTCGCTGTTCAGTTCGGGCAGTGTCTCCACCTTCACGCGCTTGCCGTTCTCGATCACGCCGCGTTCCACACCTGGCCCAGCGCCCTCCTCGTCGTCGTTGCGGTCAAGCTGGTAAACAACATTCACGTTTTTCAGTGGCCCGGCCTCGGTCATCTCCACTAGGTCATCCAGAGCGCTGGAATCGAGGTTGTGGTCGGCGTCGAGATATAACAGCCACCGTCCAGGGCCGGGCAGGTGCTGCGCTGGCGGCCATCGCCCCATAAAACAGAAAGGCAGCGCCCAAGGCGGCAAGGACCGGAACATAAAGTTTCATCTGACCTCAAGTATAGCGGTCAGATGAGCAGTCAATGTATTTTGCGTGAAGATTCATCTCTTGTACTTTGACAGTCTGTCCCTTCGGGCCACCTATCCCTTACAAAGGAGTGAGGAGTCGCGAAATTGCTGTGCCAGTCATTATTCTCGACTTCCTTTTGACTGGCACAACTCCGCAACAGACAGGTTTCTTCTATCCCAGCGCCGTCGCCACTTCCACATGTGGCAGGTCAAAAGCCTCGGCCACGGCCCCGTAGGTCAACTGGCCCCGGTGGGTGTTGACGCCCAGTTGCAGCGCCGCGTTCTTTTTCAGCACGTAGCGGCCCTCATCGGCCAGCAGCAGCACGTACGGAAAGGTGGCGTTGGTCAGGGCGAAGGTGCTGGTGCGCGGCACAGCCCCCGGCATGTTGGCCACACCGTAATGCACCACGCCGTCCACCACGTAGGTGGGATCGTCGTGGGTGGTGGGGTGAATGGTCTCCACGCAGCCGCCCTGATCCACCGCCACGTCCGCGATCACGCTGCCCTCCTGCATCAGGCCCAGCATGTCGCGGGTGACCAGATGGGGGGCCTTCGCGCCGGGGATCAGGACGCCGCCGATCAGCAGGTCCGCCTCGGGCAGCAGGGCGCGGATGTTGGCCTCGCTGCTCATCATGGTTCTCAGGCGGCCAAAGAACACGTCGTCCAGGTAGGTCAGTCGGCGGTGGCTGACGTCCAGGATGGTGACCCGCGCGCCCAGGCCCATCGCCATCTTGGCCGCATTGGTGCCCACCACACCGCCGCCCAGAATCACCACATGGCCGGGCGGCACGCCAGGAACGCCGCCCAGCAGCACGCCGCGCCCGCCCACCGGCTTTTGCAGGTGGTATGCGCCCGCCTGCACGCTCAGGCGACCCGCGACCTCACTCATGGGGGTCAGCAGGGGCAGGCTGCGGTCCTCAATCTGCACGGTTTCGTAGGCCACGCCCGTGGTGCCTGCCGCCAGCAGCGCCTCGGTCAGCGGGCGATCTGCGGCCAGGTGCAGGTAGGTAAACAGCAGCAGGTCCTCGCGCAGGTACTTGTACTCGGCGGCAATCGGCTCCTTGACCTTGACCACCATCTCGGCGGCCCAGGCGTCCTCGGCAGTGCCGATTGTTGCGCCCGCATCGATGTATTGCTGATCGGGAAGGCCGCTGCCGACACCCGCACCCTCCTGAACAATGACGGTGTGGCCGCGCCGGACCAGCGTGGCCGCCCCGCCAGGGGTGAGAGCAACACGATTCTCCTTGACCTTGATTTCCTTGGGAAGTCCGATCTGCATAAGGTTTTCTCCTGGGCCGCGCATGGGCCGGAAAGCTGGGAAAGACGATTGGATTGCTGGCCGCTTGAACGGGATATGCTAACAGGAATGCCCTTTGCCAGGATTGCCAGACGGTGCCCTCGATAGGGGTATTTACGCAATATTATTGCTCATTCGTGGCATAGTAGGCATCAAGATGTCTCAAAACAACCTTGATGCGATTGACAAGCAAATCCTGACTATTCTCCAGCGGGATGCCCGGCTGCCCAACACTGAACTGGCCGACGAGATCGGGTTGACCCCCGCTCCCACGTTGCGCCGGGTGCGGCGGCTGGAGGAAGAGGGCATCATCCAGCGTTACGTGGCGCTGCTGGACCACAAAAAGGTGGGGCGCGATCTGCTGGTTCTCGTGCGCGTGACGCTGGACAAGCAGACCCGCCAGGGCTTCAACGACTTCGCCACGCAGATGCAGGCGCGCCCCGAGGTGCTGGAGTGCTACCTGTGCCTGGGCGACATCGACTATCTGCTCAAGGTCAGCGTGCCCGACCTGGACGCCTATCAGCACTTTCTGGTCAACACCCTGGCCGCCATTCCCGGTGTCCGCAACACCGCCAGCACCATTCTGGTCAAGCAGGAGAAATACACCACCAGCCTGCCGCTGGAGTGAGCGCTGCCAGAGCAGAGGCGGACGCGGGCGTTCTCTCCTTGCTCCCATCAAAGGCTGGGATACTGCCCCTTATGAACACTAATAAACCCACTACCCTGCTGCTTTCCGCCTCGCTGCTGATGCTGGCGGCCTGCGCGCCGAACACCCAGGCGCAGACCGCCCAGACCACTCCTGCCCAGCCTACCCCTGCCAAGACCACACCCGTCACTCCCCCAGCCACGACGCCGCCCAGCGCTTCCGCATTCACGCCCGTCAAGCCGCTGAGTGACAAGCCCGTGCGCGAGTTTGCTAAGGCCGCACAGGTGATCGACCCGGCCAAGACCTACCGCGCCGTGCTGAAAACCGAGAAGGGCGACGTGACAGTGGAACTGAACGCCAAAGCCGCACCTGTGGCCGTCAACAACTTCGTGTTTCTGGCGCTGAACCACTTCTACGACGGCACGCGTTTTCACCGCGTCATTGACGGCTTCATGGCGCAGGGCGGCGATCCCCTGAGTGCAGACCCGGCACAGAAAAACCGCTGGGGCACAGGTGGCCCCGGGTATAGCTTTAGTGCCGAGAACGGCAACGGCCTGAAGTTTGACAGTGCGGGCGTTCTGGGCATGGCGCGGGCCGCCAGCCTGGATTCGCAGGGCAGCCAGTTTTACATCACGGTGGCCCCCGCCGACTTTCTGGACGGCCAGTACACCGTGTTCGGCAAGGTCATCGAAGGTCAGGCCGTGCTGGATAAACTGACGCGCAACGACAGTGGCAACGGCCCGATTGCCGGGAAGGCAGCAGACGAACTGAAGAGCGTGGAAATCCTGGTGTCCGGCGGAAGTTGACTCAGCTCTGGCTCTGGCCCTCTCCTGACCGGGAGGGCTTTTTATGGTCCGGGGCGATCAGCAAGGCAGATCAGGGCAGCACCGGGTACAGGTCCACCCGCATGCTGGGCCGCACGTCATCACGCGCGGCCACGCCCACCACCGCCGTGGTTCCTGTGCGCTTGCTCAGGCGGTCGATCAGCGTGACCAGTTCCGACACGTCCAGACCCTTGTTCAGGATGTACTCGCTGGGCACGCCGCGCGTGGTGATGTCGGTCACGGCGTCCTTGACGAGGTCACTGATCTGGTCCTGCATGGCGCGTGGATCGCCCCCCAGCGTGATGCTGACGCGCCGGATGACCTCGCCGCCCCGGTACAACACTGTGTTGGGGCGGGCGTCGCAACTCAGGTCCACCGGAAAACCCACGGCGGCGTTCTGGGCGGCGCGGCATTGCACGAAGGTGCTGACGTTCAGGCCGCGCAATTTGGTTTCCAGGACAGTGCGGGCGGTGCCGCTCAGGCGGGCGCTGGGGGCGCTGGCGGTGGCTTTCGCGCCGCGCGCCTGGGCCGCCCCGGCGGCGTCTTTCAGGAACTCGTCCAGGTTGCGCACGCCCGGCACCACGGCGGCGTAGACCAGTTCGTTCTTGGGATAGGCCAGATCGGTGTTGCGGCTGGCACTCAGTTCGGTGCGACTGGACAGGTTCTCGTCCTGCAAGCGGCCCAGGCTGGCGCGGGCGTCGGCCAGGGCGCGGGCCAGCGAATCGTTGCTGTTCTTCAGTTCGTCGTTGCTGGCCCGGAGTTGCTGCTGCTGCTGTTGCAGGGCCGTCAGATCCTTGCGAACCTTCTCCCGGTCCGCCGTGGCCTGGGTGCGTTCTTGGGCCGCCTGATCGCGCTCCCGCGCCAGCCGGACACCATCGGCCACCAGTTTGTCGCGCTGGACCGTCAGGGCGTCGCGCTGGGCGGTCAATGCATTGCGCTGAGCAGTCAGTGCGTTGCGCTGCGCCGTGAGCTGATCACGCTGGGCGGCCAGCGTATCCCTGGCTTGCTGCGCCACCTGTTGCTGCTGTCTGGCGGCGGCGGCGGCGGCCACGGCCACGGTCAACGCGTTGGCGGCCTGCTGGCGCGACTGTTCCAGGCCAGCAACCTGGGTTTTGAGGTCCGTGACCTGCTTCCCCGCGGCGCTGATCTGCGCGGCGGCACTTTGTTTCGCCTGCTGGACGCTGGCCTGCGCCTCCTGGACCTGCCTCCTGGCCGTCGCCTGGGCACCCAGCGCCCGTTCCTGCTCGGCTTTCGCCGTGGCCTGGGCCGTCAGCGCCCTGTCCTGCTGGGCCTGCGCCGTGGCCTGCGCCGTGTCGGCACGCTCCTGGGCCGACTGGGCCTCCTGCTCGGCTAGGGCGACGCGGGTATTCAGCTCCACCACCTGACTGTCCAGCGTCTGCGCTCGGGCCTGACTGGCTTTCAGGGCCTGTTCGGACTTCTGGAGCTTGGCGCGGTTCTCGGCGGCGCGGACCTCCAGGGTTTTCAGGTTGGCAGTCTGTTCGTCTACCTGTCCCTGCAAGGTCCTGGTTTCGGCCCGCAGCGTCTTCTCGGCGGCGCGGGTGGTCTCCAACTGACCGCGAATCGTTGCCAGATTCGCCTCGGCCTGGGCCTGCAACTTCGCGGACTTGTCGGCTTCCCGCTGCGCCTGATCGCGCTCGGCCTGAACCGACTTCAGCTCGCCCTGCACCGCGCCCACCTCTTGACGCAGGGCCTCGATGCGGGGGCGGAGCTGATCGGCCTCGGCAATGGTGGACACGGCGTTGCGGTTAAGTAGCAGGAAGGCCGCCAGACTGGCCGCACTGATCGCCATGCCAGACGCCACCGCCACCAGCAGCGCCGTGGTCTTGGGCCGCAGCCCGAACAGCCGGATGTGCTTGCGCCCGGCCTTGCGGGCAATGGTGTCGGCGGCGTATGCCACCACGCCCGACAGCACCACCACGAAGGGCAAAAACAGCCACAGCACGCCTTCAATTCCTCCGACTACAGCTCGAAGTCGTCGCCGAGGTAATCGTTGCGGGCGTGGATATCCTGCGCGAATTCCTGCGGCGTGCCTTCAAACTTGACCTGACCGTCGAACATCAGATACACCCGGTCCGTCAGGGCAATCGTCTCGCGGACGTTGTGGTCGGTGATGAATACGCCGATGCCCCGGCGGTCCCGCAACTCGCGGATCAGGCGCTGAATTTCACGGATGCTCTTGGGGTCCACTCCGGTGAACGGCTCATCCAGCAGCAGGTAATCGGGATCGGTGGTCAGGGCGCGGGCCAGTTCCAGGCGGCGGCGTTCCCCGCCCGAGAGCTGATAGGCAAAATTGTTTGCCAGATGGGTCAGCCCGAATTCGGCCAGCAGCGCGTCAGCCCGTTCAAACTGCTCGGCCTTGGACAGATTCTGGTATTCCAGGATCGCCAGCAGGTTGTCGCGGGCCGTCAGCTTGCGAAAAGCGCTGGGTTCCTGCGGCAGGTAGCCCAGGCCCATGCGGGCGCGTTCGTGCATGGGCAGGCGCGTCACGTCTTTTTCGCCCAGCGCAATGCTGCCGCCACCGGGCCGGATAAAGCCCACCAGCATGTAAAAGGTGGTGGTCTTCCCTGCCCCGTTGGGGCCGAACAGCGCCACGATCTCGCCGGGCCGCACCATGAAACTCACGTCCCGCACCACCGCGCGCCGCCCGTAGGACTTGCTCAGGTTGCTGGCCACCAGATCGGGCCGCGCAGTCTCTCGTGACAGGGCAGAAACAGGCGTTGCAGCCGGAGAAGTCGGGGTCTGGGAGGCGGGCACAGTCACGTGGGCAGCGTACCACGCAGGTGGTTTGAAGGCCGTGAGAGAAGGCGGATTTGATGGGGGTGGGAGGGGTCCGGTTCTCTGCCCTGCTCTGCCTGTCTGGAGTGGGAGATTGTGAAAGCAGCGGGCGTGAGAGGCCGTTGTACCGCTGGACCAAAGGCCGGGGCAGCCCAACCTTCAACATCCCTCCATCAATACCCTGCCCCAGGCGTCCACACCTTAGACTGACCGCATGTTACTGACCATCATCGTGCTGGATTCCGTGGGGATGGGTGAGTTGCCCGACGCGCAGGCGTTCGGAGACGTGGGTTCACACACCATCAACCACACCCTGAAGGCCGCTCCGGTGAAGTTGCCCAACTTAGCCCGACTGGGGCTGGGGCATGTGCCCACCGTCCAAACCTCGCCCGAGACCGTGCCAGATGTGCCCGCCACGGGCGGCTACGGGCGGCTGCGCGAGGTCAGCCCCGGCAAGGACACCTCCACCGGGCACTGGGAATTCATGGGCGTACAACTGGAACACGCCTTTCAGATCTTCCCGGATGGCTTTCCCCCCGCCGTGATGGAC comes from the Deinococcus sp. AJ005 genome and includes:
- the lptB gene encoding LPS export ABC transporter ATP-binding protein; amino-acid sequence: MASNLSKSYGRRAVVRDVSFMVRPGEIVALFGPNGAGKTTTFYMLVGFIRPGGGSIALGEKDVTRLPMHERARMGLGYLPQEPSAFRKLTARDNLLAILEYQNLSKAEQFERADALLAEFGLTHLANNFAYQLSGGERRRLELARALTTDPDYLLLDEPFTGVDPKSIREIQRLIRELRDRRGIGVFITDHNVRETIALTDRVYLMFDGQVKFEGTPQEFAQDIHARNDYLGDDFEL